In Streptomyces nodosus, one DNA window encodes the following:
- a CDS encoding sulfurtransferase, producing MSRSEVLVDADWLQEHLDDPNIAVVEVDEDTSAYEKNHIRNAIRIDWTKDLQDPVRRDFVDQAGFEKLLSSKGIANDTLVILYGGNNNWFASYAYWYFKLYGHDSVKLLDGGRKKWELDARELVEEVPARTETDYEAKPQDVSIRAFRDEVVAAIGVQNLVDVRSPDEFSGKLLAPAHLPQEQSQRPGHVPTARSIPWSKNANDDGTFKSDDELKELYAAEGVDLAKDTIAYCRIGERSALTWFVLHELLGVQNVKNYDGSWTEYGSLVGVPIELGPAK from the coding sequence ATGAGCCGCAGCGAGGTCCTGGTAGACGCCGACTGGCTGCAGGAGCACCTGGACGACCCGAACATCGCCGTCGTCGAGGTCGACGAGGACACGTCGGCCTACGAGAAGAACCACATCAGGAACGCCATCCGGATCGACTGGACGAAGGACCTCCAGGACCCGGTCCGCCGTGACTTCGTCGACCAGGCCGGCTTCGAGAAGCTGCTGTCCTCGAAGGGCATCGCCAACGACACCCTGGTGATCCTCTACGGCGGCAACAACAACTGGTTCGCGTCCTACGCCTACTGGTACTTCAAGCTCTACGGCCACGACAGCGTCAAGCTTCTCGACGGCGGCCGCAAGAAGTGGGAGCTGGACGCCCGCGAGCTGGTCGAGGAGGTGCCCGCGCGCACCGAGACCGACTACGAGGCCAAGCCGCAGGACGTGTCCATCCGCGCCTTCCGTGACGAGGTCGTCGCCGCGATCGGCGTGCAGAACCTGGTCGACGTCCGCTCGCCCGACGAGTTCTCCGGCAAGCTGCTGGCCCCCGCCCACCTGCCGCAGGAGCAGTCGCAGCGTCCGGGGCACGTTCCGACCGCCCGCAGCATCCCGTGGTCGAAGAACGCCAACGACGACGGCACCTTCAAGTCGGACGACGAGCTCAAGGAGCTCTACGCCGCGGAGGGCGTCGATCTGGCCAAGGACACCATCGCCTACTGCCGCATCGGTGAGCGCTCCGCGCTGACCTGGTTCGTCCTGCACGAGCTGCTCGGCGTCCAGAACGTCAAGAACTACGACGGCTCCTGGACCGAGTACGGCTCCCTCGTCGGTGTCCCGATCGAGCTCGGCCCCGCGAAGTAA
- a CDS encoding putative leader peptide, producing MQRQADLTKRRAVDLCRVAAMLCRTS from the coding sequence ATGCAGCGACAGGCGGATCTCACGAAGCGGCGGGCAGTAGACCTGTGCCGCGTCGCCGCCATGCTCTGTCGCACGTCCTGA
- a CDS encoding LmeA family phospholipid-binding protein, producing the protein MRALRILLIVAVILGGLFVLVDRVAVHFAESEAAGRLKTSENLARTPDVSIKGFPFLTQVAGGELDDIEVGIKDYEAPTGKGDEKIRIDDLNADMKGVKFSGNYRSATASTATGTALITYAELLKTANSETTQVAPGITARVIGLSDGGNGKIKVAVEVETAGIKVPTPIHVLSSVTVQGDSVKVNADTLPTFGPAELAEGRIRSITDFQQKLDRLPGGIRLDKVEAAKDGVEITVKGSDVRLVG; encoded by the coding sequence ATGCGCGCACTGCGAATACTTCTGATCGTCGCCGTGATCCTGGGGGGCCTCTTCGTGCTGGTGGACCGCGTGGCGGTGCACTTCGCGGAGAGTGAGGCGGCCGGCAGGCTGAAGACCTCCGAGAACCTGGCCCGGACGCCGGACGTGTCCATCAAGGGCTTCCCCTTCCTCACCCAGGTGGCCGGCGGCGAGCTGGACGACATCGAGGTCGGCATCAAGGACTACGAGGCGCCGACCGGCAAGGGCGACGAGAAGATCCGCATCGACGATCTGAACGCGGACATGAAGGGCGTGAAGTTCTCCGGGAACTACCGCTCCGCCACCGCGTCCACCGCCACCGGCACCGCGCTCATCACCTACGCCGAGCTGCTCAAGACCGCCAACTCCGAGACCACCCAGGTGGCCCCCGGTATCACCGCCCGGGTCATCGGTCTCTCGGACGGCGGCAACGGCAAGATCAAGGTCGCGGTCGAGGTCGAGACGGCCGGCATCAAGGTGCCGACCCCGATCCATGTGCTCAGCTCGGTGACCGTCCAGGGGGACAGCGTGAAGGTGAACGCGGACACCCTGCCCACGTTCGGCCCCGCCGAGCTCGCCGAGGGCCGGATCCGGTCGATCACGGACTTCCAGCAGAAGCTGGACCGGCTCCCCGGTGGCATCCGGCTCGACAAGGTCGAGGCGGCGAAGGACGGGGTGGAGATCACGGTGAAGGGATCGGACGTCAGGCTCGTGGGCTGA
- a CDS encoding MoaD/ThiS family protein: MAKGTVRYWAAAKAAAGTDEEPYDATTLAEALDAARGRHPGELVRVLRRCSFLVDGDPVGTRAHETVRLAEGGTVEVLPPFAGG; encoded by the coding sequence ATGGCAAAGGGCACGGTGCGTTACTGGGCCGCCGCCAAGGCCGCGGCCGGCACCGACGAGGAGCCGTACGACGCGACCACGCTGGCGGAGGCCCTGGACGCCGCCCGCGGTCGACACCCCGGCGAACTCGTCCGCGTCCTGCGGCGATGCTCCTTCCTCGTGGACGGTGATCCCGTCGGGACCCGTGCGCATGAGACGGTACGGCTGGCCGAGGGCGGCACGGTCGAGGTGCTCCCGCCGTTCGCAGGAGGATGA
- a CDS encoding alpha/beta hydrolase encodes MSNGPAGHIGRFAVRPRPGAYHRGRLRTFLRTADGVRIDAAHDPGAAVAHGTGGVASDAPGDLAIVVAHGFTGDLERPHVRRAADVLARYGAVVTFSFRGHGASGGRSTVGDREVLDLAAAVRWARELGHTRVVTVGFSMGGSVVLRHAARHEEGAGTDAVVAVSAPARWFYRGTAPMRRLHWLVLRPEGRLVGRYGMRTRIDHRVWDPVPASPVESVPLIAPTPLLIVHGDQDSYFPLDHPRMLAEAAAGHAELWLEPGMGHAEHASDDALLARIGGWAASRAGRRPARH; translated from the coding sequence ATGAGTAACGGTCCGGCAGGTCATATCGGACGATTCGCCGTTCGTCCGCGTCCCGGGGCGTACCACCGCGGCCGTCTGCGGACGTTTCTGCGCACGGCCGACGGGGTGCGGATCGACGCCGCCCACGACCCGGGGGCCGCCGTGGCGCACGGCACCGGAGGCGTTGCCTCCGACGCCCCGGGGGACCTTGCGATCGTCGTCGCGCACGGCTTCACGGGCGATCTGGAGCGGCCCCATGTCCGCCGGGCGGCGGACGTCCTGGCCCGCTACGGTGCGGTGGTCACCTTCTCCTTCCGGGGCCACGGGGCGTCGGGCGGCAGATCGACGGTCGGCGACCGCGAGGTGCTCGACCTGGCGGCCGCGGTGCGGTGGGCGCGCGAGCTGGGTCATACGCGGGTGGTCACGGTCGGCTTCTCGATGGGCGGATCGGTGGTGCTGCGGCATGCGGCACGGCACGAGGAGGGCGCCGGCACCGACGCGGTGGTGGCCGTCAGCGCCCCCGCCCGGTGGTTCTACCGGGGCACCGCCCCCATGCGGCGGCTGCACTGGCTGGTGCTGCGGCCCGAGGGACGTCTGGTGGGCCGCTACGGGATGCGCACCCGGATCGACCACCGCGTCTGGGACCCGGTACCCGCCTCGCCCGTGGAGTCGGTGCCCCTGATCGCGCCGACGCCCCTGCTGATCGTGCACGGGGACCAGGACAGCTATTTCCCCCTCGACCACCCCCGGATGCTGGCCGAGGCCGCCGCCGGCCACGCCGAACTGTGGCTGGAGCCGGGCATGGGTCATGCCGAGCACGCCAGCGACGACGCGCTGCTGGCCCGGATCGGCGGATGGGCGGCCTCGCGCGCGGGCAGGCGCCCGGCGAGGCACTAG
- a CDS encoding response regulator transcription factor: MSSLLLLTNALEPSAQVLPALGLLLHQVRVAPAEGPALIDIPSADAVLVDGRRDLPQVRSLCQLLRSTGPGCPLLLIVTEGGLAAVTADWGIDDVLLDTAGPAEVEARLRLALGRRQITDDSPMEIRTGDLSVDEATYSAKLKGRVLDLTFKEFELLKYLAQHPGRVFTRAQLLQEVWGYDYFGGTRTVDVHVRRLRAKLGPEHESLIGTVRNVGYRFVTPEKPDRSGTGGSRSGGAGREETTKTESSHPKTEESDETSPRSATEVAAEA; this comes from the coding sequence ATGAGTTCTCTGCTGCTCCTCACCAACGCCCTCGAGCCGTCGGCCCAGGTGCTCCCCGCCCTCGGCCTGCTCCTGCACCAGGTGCGGGTGGCCCCGGCGGAGGGCCCCGCCCTCATCGACATCCCGAGCGCCGACGCCGTCCTGGTCGACGGGCGGCGCGATCTCCCCCAGGTGCGCAGCCTGTGCCAGCTGCTGCGGTCCACGGGACCCGGCTGTCCCCTGCTCCTGATCGTCACCGAGGGCGGACTCGCGGCCGTCACCGCCGACTGGGGCATCGACGACGTCCTGCTGGACACCGCGGGACCCGCCGAGGTGGAGGCCCGGCTGCGGCTGGCCCTGGGCCGCCGACAGATCACGGACGACTCCCCCATGGAGATCCGCACCGGCGACCTGTCCGTGGACGAGGCGACCTACAGCGCCAAGCTCAAGGGCCGCGTCCTCGATCTGACCTTCAAGGAGTTCGAGCTGCTGAAGTACCTCGCGCAGCACCCGGGCCGCGTCTTCACCCGCGCCCAGCTCCTCCAGGAGGTCTGGGGCTACGACTACTTCGGCGGCACCCGCACGGTCGATGTGCATGTACGGCGGCTGCGCGCCAAGCTCGGCCCCGAGCACGAGTCGCTGATCGGCACGGTCCGCAACGTGGGCTACCGCTTTGTGACCCCCGAGAAGCCGGACCGCTCAGGTACGGGCGGCTCCCGGTCGGGCGGCGCCGGCCGGGAGGAGACGACGAAGACCGAATCGAGCCACCCGAAAACGGAGGAATCGGACGAGACGTCACCGCGCTCGGCGACCGAGGTCGCGGCCGAGGCCTAG
- a CDS encoding LacI family DNA-binding transcriptional regulator, whose product MAKVTRDDVARLAGTSTAVVSYVINNGPRPVAPATRERVLAAIKELGYRPDRVAQAMASRRTDLIGMIVPDARQPFFGEMAHAVEQAAAERGKMVLVGNSDYVAEREVHYLRAFLGMRVSGLILVSHALSDHAAAEIEAWDARVVLLHERPEAIDDVAVVTDDLGGAQLAVRHLLEHGHPYVACMGGTAETPAVGDPVSDHVEGWQRAMQEAGIPTEGRLFQAPYNRYDAYRVSLELLSGPNRPPAIFCSTDDQAIGVLRAARELRIDVPEELAVAGFDDVKEAALTDPPMTTVASDRSGMARAAVDLVLDDGLRVAGSRRERLKLFPSRLVVRRSCGCD is encoded by the coding sequence GTGGCCAAGGTGACTCGGGACGATGTGGCACGACTGGCGGGGACGTCCACCGCCGTCGTGAGCTATGTCATCAACAACGGACCCCGGCCGGTGGCACCGGCCACGCGAGAGCGGGTCCTCGCCGCGATCAAGGAACTGGGGTACCGGCCCGACCGGGTCGCCCAGGCCATGGCGTCGCGGCGCACGGACCTCATAGGCATGATCGTGCCCGATGCCCGCCAGCCCTTCTTCGGGGAGATGGCGCACGCCGTGGAGCAGGCCGCCGCCGAGCGCGGAAAGATGGTGCTGGTCGGCAACTCCGACTATGTGGCCGAGCGCGAGGTCCACTATCTGCGGGCCTTCCTCGGCATGCGCGTCTCCGGGCTGATCCTGGTCAGCCATGCGCTCAGCGACCACGCCGCCGCCGAGATCGAGGCATGGGACGCCCGGGTGGTGCTGCTGCACGAGCGGCCCGAGGCGATCGACGACGTCGCGGTGGTCACGGATGACCTCGGGGGCGCCCAGCTCGCCGTCCGCCACCTCCTGGAGCACGGCCACCCCTATGTCGCCTGCATGGGCGGCACCGCGGAGACCCCGGCGGTCGGCGACCCGGTCTCCGACCATGTCGAGGGCTGGCAGCGCGCCATGCAGGAGGCCGGGATCCCCACCGAGGGCCGGCTCTTCCAGGCGCCCTACAACCGCTATGACGCCTACCGGGTGAGCCTCGAACTGCTGTCCGGACCGAACCGTCCCCCGGCCATCTTCTGCTCCACCGACGACCAGGCGATCGGTGTGCTGCGGGCGGCGCGGGAGCTGCGCATCGACGTCCCCGAGGAGCTGGCCGTGGCCGGCTTCGACGACGTCAAGGAGGCGGCCCTCACGGACCCGCCGATGACGACCGTCGCCTCGGACCGGTCCGGGATGGCCCGCGCGGCCGTCGACCTGGTGCTGGACGACGGGCTGCGGGTCGCGGGGTCGCGCAGGGAGCGGCTGAAGCTGTTTCCGTCGCGGCTGGTGGTACGGCGCTCCTGCGGATGCGACTAG
- a CDS encoding S1C family serine protease, translating to MTESFRSSGENEYPQGAGQQFPHPDQQYVSSSVNPTWPPPPSYAPAQPVATPEKRARGPLALLAAVAIVAAAIGGGTAYGIQELTGKNTVTSSSTSAAVVPTGKRGTVAGVAAAVSPSIVEISATSADGRSTGSGVIVTDAGEIITNNHVVSGASTIKVTTSSGASYTAQVVGTDSRKDLALIKVRGASGLKAATLGDSDGLQVGDQVVAIGSPEGLSGTVTSGIVSALDRDVTVSTDEGQAPSQGDGRWPFEFGGRQFNGDTGNSTTTYKAIQTDASLNPGNSGGALIDMNGNIIGVNSAMYSAGSDSTSSSAGSVGLGFAIPINTVKADLATLRSGSQS from the coding sequence ATGACCGAGAGCTTCCGCAGCAGCGGCGAGAACGAGTACCCCCAGGGGGCCGGGCAGCAGTTCCCGCACCCCGACCAGCAGTACGTCTCGTCTTCCGTGAACCCCACCTGGCCGCCCCCTCCCTCGTACGCGCCGGCCCAGCCGGTGGCCACACCGGAGAAGCGCGCCAGGGGTCCGCTCGCCCTCCTCGCCGCCGTGGCGATCGTCGCCGCGGCGATAGGCGGCGGCACCGCCTACGGCATCCAGGAGCTGACCGGCAAGAACACGGTCACCTCCAGCTCCACCAGTGCCGCCGTGGTGCCCACGGGCAAGCGGGGCACGGTGGCCGGGGTGGCCGCGGCGGTCAGCCCGAGCATCGTGGAGATCAGCGCCACCTCGGCCGACGGCAGGTCCACCGGCTCCGGAGTGATCGTCACCGACGCCGGCGAGATCATCACCAACAACCACGTGGTCTCCGGCGCCTCCACCATCAAGGTCACGACCAGCAGCGGCGCCTCCTACACCGCACAGGTGGTCGGCACCGACAGCAGGAAGGACCTGGCGCTGATCAAGGTGCGGGGGGCCTCCGGTCTGAAGGCCGCCACGCTCGGCGACTCCGACGGGCTCCAGGTCGGTGACCAGGTCGTCGCGATCGGCTCCCCCGAGGGCCTGTCCGGCACCGTCACCAGCGGCATCGTCTCCGCCCTCGACCGGGACGTCACCGTCTCGACCGACGAGGGCCAGGCACCGAGCCAGGGCGACGGCCGGTGGCCCTTCGAGTTCGGTGGCCGCCAGTTCAACGGCGACACCGGCAACTCCACCACGACCTACAAGGCGATCCAGACGGACGCGTCCCTGAACCCGGGCAACTCCGGCGGCGCCCTGATCGATATGAACGGCAACATCATCGGCGTCAACTCGGCGATGTACTCGGCCGGTTCGGACTCGACATCGTCGAGTGCGGGCAGTGTCGGCCTGGGCTTCGCCATCCCGATCAACACCGTGAAGGCCGACCTGGCGACGCTGCGCTCCGGCTCCCAGAGCTGA